From Planktothrix serta PCC 8927:
ACGGCGTCTATTCCGAAAAGGATATGAGGTATTTATTGCAGTGGATGGGGCCGAAGGTGTGGAACTGACCCGTTCTATCCTACCCGATCTCATCCTGATGGATATGAGTTTACCTGTGATGGATGGATGGGAAGCCACCCGACAAATTAAAGCCGATGCTAAAACCGGAGCCATTCCCGTGATTGCGCTAACGGCCCATGCGATGGCGGGCGATCGGGAAAAATGTTTAGCCGCTGGCTGTGATGATTATGATACAAAACCCGTAGAATTCCCCCGTCTATTAGAAAAAATAGAAATCTGTTTAAAGAAAGCACCCGCACCCTGAGCTTCAATTTTATGGGGTTAACGGTCGGGTTTCATCGGCCCCTGTGCCGTTCAACCCTATCTAGCACGTCAATTGGTGAGTGTGTTATTATTTGTGCGCGATATGAACTCGTTTGATCACCAGCCAAGCAATTGTCCTGATCGGGGAGTCAGCACCCCGCTCTCTTTGTGACGGGGCTTCATGCCTCTAACTTTAGATAGCTCGTACCCGCCTAAGCCTAACGGCTACGTTTTCTGGATCATAATACCCACGAATACGACGCTAGTTTGTGGCTCTATTGTTAACAATTAAACAGTTTTACGAGGGGTAAGACAGTGTTGTTAACCTAACAAGTTCAGAAAATCTTATTGAAGCGAACATTACCCTAGAAATAGGAGGGGGAGAAATCCCCAAACCCAATTAAACGCCCTACCGAGGCGGGTCTAACCAGAACAATATCGGTAGCCTCAATCCTGTAATGTCAGCAGGTATGCCGGGGAGTTTCGCCACTTCTGAGGCACAACGGTTTCCTCCAAACCCCAAGAATTCACGATGTTGCATAGACCCCGCCCTCCCTTTCCTCTCACCGCCAAGCTGAGTACAGCTATGGCGGGAGTCTCCAAGGAGGGAGAAAGATGAAAACCCTAGATGGAGGCGTGGAACTCGTTGTTACTATCCCAAAACGAGAGTAGGAGTTACCAATAGAGATGGACGCTGAACCCGATCGTGTACTAATTGTTGATGATAATGAAGTGAATCGTGACCTGCTGGCCAAACGACTCCAGCGTCAAGGGTATGGGGTAACGG
This genomic window contains:
- a CDS encoding response regulator is translated as MVKILLVEDNEMNRDMLKRRLFRKGYEVFIAVDGAEGVELTRSILPDLILMDMSLPVMDGWEATRQIKADAKTGAIPVIALTAHAMAGDREKCLAAGCDDYDTKPVEFPRLLEKIEICLKKAPAP